ACCGGAGGCATCTTGATGCATGATGCCCCGGGAAGAGACCTGGATCTTCCGGTGGACGACTCTCCGAGCTCCGACGCGATCGACATGGCCGAGTCTCTCGGCGCGCTGTCCGACCTCGTCGGCGGCATGCTGGAAAGCTTCTCGCCGTCGCTGATCCGCGAGCTGAACCACGAGATCGGCGACCGGCTGCGCCGCTCGCCGATCCGCGTGAACAGCTACGGCTACGACCCGTGGGGCTTCAATCCCGACGTCGCACGCCGCACACTGCTGCTGTTCGCGCTCATCTATCGCTACTACTTCCGCGTCCAGACGAGCGGCCTCGAGCACCTGCCGAAGGGCCGCATGCTCGTCATCCCGAACCACGCCGGACAGATCGCGCTCGACGCCGGCATGATCGGCGTCGCGACGGTGCTGGAAGCCGACCCGCCGCGGCCGCTCCGCGGCATGGGCGAGTACTGGCTCCCGACGCTCCCTTTCTTCAACGTCTTCATGGCTCGCGTCGGCGGCGTCGTCGGAACGCCCAAGAACGCGCGCGACATCCTCGAGCACGGCGAGGCGGTGATCGCGTTTCCCGAGGGCGTGCGCGGCATGAACAAGACCTTCGCCGAGCGCTACCAGCTCCAGGAGTTCGGCTACGGCTTCATGCGGCTCGCGCTCGAGACGCAGACGCCGATCGTGCCGGTCGCGGTCGTGGGCTCGGAGGAGCAGGCGATCTCGATCGCGAACGTGAAGCCGCTCGCCGACCTGCTCGGCATGCCGGCCTTCCCGGTCCTCCTGAACTACTTCCCGCTGCCGG
The Deltaproteobacteria bacterium genome window above contains:
- a CDS encoding acyltransferase family protein, producing MLESFSPSLIRELNHEIGDRLRRSPIRVNSYGYDPWGFNPDVARRTLLLFALIYRYYFRVQTSGLEHLPKGRMLVIPNHAGQIALDAGMIGVATVLEADPPRPLRGMGEYWLPTLPFFNVFMARVGGVVGTPKNARDILEHGEAVIAFPEGVRGMNKTFAERYQLQEFGYGFMRLALETQTPIVPVAVVGSEEQAISIANVKPLADLLGMPAFPVLLNYFPLPVRYHIHFGKPMEFRGNANDEDEVIGKKVEVVKDRIHDMIQAGLRRRSSWFW